A segment of the Parasynechococcus marenigrum WH 8102 genome:
TGTGGCCCGTGCCGTGATGCAGCTGTTGCCCCCAGGGACCCAATGCGAGGGGACGCTGCGATTGACGGGCATCGATCCGCGACTACTGGATCGTCCCTCTCTGCGTCGGCTTCGCGGACAGGCCGCTGGCCTCGTGTTTCAGGACCCGATGACCCGGCTGAATCCGTTGATGACCGTCGGCAGTCATCTGCTGGACACCCTGAAAGCCCATCGACCGGACAGCAGCGACAGCTGGCGGCAGCAACGCCGCGATGAGCTGCTGGAGCGCGTGGGCATTGGCGCCCGGCGTCGACGCGCCTTTCCCCACGAGCTGAGCGGTGGCATGCGCCAGCGTCTGGCCATCGCCCTCGCCATTGCCCTGGAGCCGCCTCTGCTCATCGCCGATGAGCCCACCACCAGCCTGGATGTCGCCGTTGCTGGGCAGGTGATGGCCGAACTGAGCGGTCTCTGCGCAGAGATGGGCAGTGCCCTGCTGTTAATCAGCCACGATCTCGCCATGGCTGCACGCTGGTGCGAGCGCATGGCGATGCTCGATGGTGGCCGGAAGGTGGAGGACGGCCCCAGCCAACAGCTGCTGACCCAGCCTCGTTCCGAGGTGGGCAAACGGTTGGTGGCCTCAGCCCGGGCCCGGGAAGGGGGGCAGACGCCCTCCAGGCCCGACGCCGACACCGTGCTGAGCGTGGACGAGATGCGCTGCTGGCACACTGTTGGCGGCACTCCCTGGTCCCCCGTCTGGCTCAAAGCAGTGGATGGCATCAGCCTGACGCTGCGCGCCGGGGAAAGCCTTGGGGTCGTTGGAGCTTCAGGTTGTGGCAAGAGCACCCTTTGCAGGGCGTTGATGGGGCTCAACAGCATCCGCGGTGGCCGTGTGGAGCTGTTGGGCCAGAACCTGCTCAGCCTGAAGGGTGAGCCCCTGCGACAGGCACGCCGAGCCCTGCAGATGGTGTTTCAGGACCCTCTGGCCTGCCTCAATCCGGCCCTCAGCGTGGCGGATGCCATTGCCGATCCTTTGCTAATCCATGGCCTGTGCAGCAAAGCTTCCGCCCGCCAGAGGGCCAGGGAATTGATGGAGCGGGTTGGCCTCAATCCGGCTGAGCAGTTTCAGGATCGTCTTCCCCGCCAGCTCTCCGGCGGCCAACAGCAGCGAGTGGCCATCGCCAGAGCCCTGGCCCTGCAGCCGAAGGTGCTGATCTGCGATGAAAGCGTCAGCATGCTCGATGCCGAGGTTCAGGCCGAGGTGCTCGCGCTGCTGAGGGAACTGCAGCAGGAGCTGGGACTGGCAATGATCTTCGTCACCCACGATCTTTCGGTGGCCAGCGGCTTCTGCCACCGCGTGATCGTGCTGGACAAGGGCCAGATCGTGGAGGAAGGGCCAGGCGAGCGAATCTTCCGAGCCCCTCAGGCTGTGATCAGCCGCACGCTGGTGGATGCCTGTCCGCGGCTGCCATGAACCCGCGTGAAACAGGGGTGGACCCTGGAAAAGCCAGCACCTTCGGCTGATCCACCACGATCAGATGACGTCTGATGCGGAGTGGCATCAGCTGATTGCGCAGCGACCGCAACAGAGCAGACACCCACATCCGGCGGCAACGCAAAAGGATGACCACAGTCGATCTGTCAGGGAGTTGATCTATGGAAGGGAGTTCCAGACATTTGTCAACCGATTCGCCGCCGCAAGACCCCCAGCAACCGCTCCATCACCGGCGGTAACGGCGCCTGAAAAGCCATCCGTTCCCCACTGATCGGATGATCCAGGCCCAGCTGAAACGCATGCAGGGCCTGCCCTGGCAGCTCCATCGGCAGTTTGCGGCAGCGGCTGTAGGTGGGGTCCCCCACCACCGGATGGTTTATGTGGGCGCAGTGCACCCGGATCTGATGGGTGCGACCGGTATCCAGCTTGAAACGCAGCAACGAGTAATCACCAAGCCGTTCCTGCAACGTCCAATGGGTGCAGGCGTAACGGCCGGAGTCATCGTTGACAACGGCGTACTTTTTGCGATCAGCGGGATGGCGGCCTATGGCACCCACGATCGTGCCGCTGTCACCACCAGGTACGCCGTGCACCACCGCCAGATATTCCCGTGAGGCGATCCGCTTCTGGATCTGCCCCTGCAGCCGCACCAGCGCTTGCTGGGATTTGGCAATCACAATGCATCCGGTGGTGTCTTTGTCCAACCGGTGAACAATCCCGGGGCGCAGCTTGCCGCTGATCCCCGGCAGATCAGGGCAGTGATGCAACAGACCGTTCACCAGCGTGCCGTCCTTGTTGCCTGGAGCTGGATGCACCGTGAGGCCGGCGGGCTTGTTGATCACGATCAGATGATCGTCCTCGAACAGGACGTCCAACGCCATCGGTTCCGGCTTGAGATACGGCAACGGCTCCGGTGGCGGCATCCACATCTGCACCTCATCGCCCTGGCGCAGGGGGGTTTTGGCTTTGCCGGTCTTGCCGTTCACCCGCACATAGCCGGCATCAATAAATTTCTGGATCCGGGCCCTGCTCTGCTCGGTGCGCTGACTCACCAACCAGCGGTCCAACCGCATCGGCAGCGGCTTGGGATAAACGAGGGTCAGCAGTTCACCCTCCCCCTCACCGAAGGACGCGCTGAAGGTCTCCTCCGGCAATGGGGGTCGCTTCCAGGTGGGGCTCATTCCGGCAGCTCCAGGGCAATGCTGCCAAGGGCGGATTTGCGGAAGTCATCCAACAGGCGCTGGGCCATCCGGGCCGTGTCGCCAGAGGTGTGGCGCTGCGCCGCCGCCTCCAGCCAATAGGGGGGATCCGCCGTTTCCCCCTGCACTGGAATGCCGTAGCGGCTTTCCAGCACAGGGATGGCCACGCCCGAGGCCTGCTGCTGCTGAAGATCAATCAGCAATTGCAGGAAGGCCTGGGCCACAAGCTCGCCGTCATAGGCGGCCTGGCCGATGTCGTCGCAGAGAGCCAGGTGGAGCGCCGCCTGCTGATCATCCAGCCGGGGCGGCAACACCCCAGGAGCATCCAGCAGATCGAGGTCCTGCCCCAGCCGCACCCAACGCAACGTACGAGTCACGCCAGCCCGCCGGGCACTGGCCACCACTTTCTGCTTCACCAGGCGATTGATCAGCGCGGACTTACCGACGTTGGGGAAGCCCAGCGTGAGGGCCCGCACAGGCCGGGGCCGCATGCCGCGGTTGCGTCGCCGTTCATTCAACTGATCACCAGCCCGAATAGCCGCCTGCTGCACCTGCTTCACACCGGTGCCCGCCTTGGCATCGCACCACACCGTGCGCTGGCCGCGTCCTTTGAACCAGGCCTCCCAGGCCTCCCGAGCCGCGGGTGTCACCATGTCACGCCGGTTGATCACCAGCAGGTGCTGCTTCCCCTTCAGCCAACGGTCCAGGTGGGGGTGCCCGGTGGCCAGGGGAATCCTGGCATCGCGCACTTCGATCACCAGATCCACCTTGTCGAGGTGGCGACTGAGCTGCTGCTCCGCCTTGGCGATGTGGCCGGGGTACCACTGAATGGCCGGTGTGCTCATGGCACCACCAGGACAGGACAGGGAGCCAACTCGATCACGCGGGCTGCCGTGCTGCCGTCATTGGAGTTGAGGCTCACGCCGCCAGTTCCCATCACGATCACATCCACATTCAACTCGTCCGCCACGTCCAGGATCACGGTCAGGGGCTCACCGCCGCGCTCCAGCCGCTGGCAGGGCACACCGGACTGATCAATCCGCGCCTGGATCCGCACCAGCAGCGGTGGATCAGGCACCAAATCCAGCAATCTGAGCAGCACGAGGCGGCTGTCGTAGACCTGAACGAGCTCCAGGGCCTTGACCGCTGTGTCCAGAGCCTGGGGGTTGGCGTCCAGGGGCAGGAGGACGGTCTCAAACATCGCCGATCAGAGACGCGAAAACACGGGTTAACCTCCTCCCGTTTTCCTACCGCACGACACAACCCCATGGCGAAGCGTTCCCTGGCCAGCCTTAACGCCGGCGACCTGAGCGGCAAACGCGTTCTCGTGCGGGTTGATTTCAACGTGCCCCTGAACGAGGCCGGTGCGATCACCGACGACACCCGCATCCGCGCCGCCCTGCCCACGATCAACGACCTGATCGGCAAGGGCGCCAAGGTCATTCTTTCTGCTCACTTCGGCCGCCCCAAGGGTCAGGTGAACGACGCCATGCGACTCACCCCCGTGGCCGCCCGCCTGAGCGAACTGCTGGGCAAGCCCGTGGCCAAGACCGACAGCTGCATCGGCCCTGATGCTGAAGCCAAGGTGAACGCCATGGCCGATGGCGATGTGGTGCTGCTGGAGAACGTGCGCTTCTTCGCCGAGGAGGAGAAGAACGACGCTGGGTTCGCCGAGAAGCTTGCTGGCTTGGCTGAGGTGTACGTGAACGATGCCTTCGGCGCCGCCCACCGCGCCCACGCCTCCACCGAGGGCGTGACCAAGTTCCTCAAGCCCGCAGTCGCTGGCTTCCTGATGGAAAAGGAGCTTCAGTACCTGCAGGGTGCTGTGGATGAGCCCAAGCGTCCTCTCGCTGCCATCGTCGGTGGCTCCAAGGTGAGCTCCAAGATCGGCGTGCTCGAGGCCCTGATCGACAAGTGCGACAAGGTGCTGATCGGCGGTGGCATGATCTTCACCTTCTACAAAGCCCGTGGCCTCTCGGTGGGCAAGAGCCTGGTGGAAGAGGACAAGCTTGAACTGGCCAAGGAGCTGGAAGCCAAGGCCAAGGCCAAGGGCGTTGAGCTGCTGCTGCCCACCGATGTGGTGCTGGCCGACAACTTCGCCCCCGATGCCAACAGCCAGGTGGCTGATGTCACCGCCATCCCCGACGGCTGGATGGGTCTGGACATCGGCCCTGATGCGGTGAAGGTGTTCCAGGACGCCCTTGGCGATTGTCAGACCGTGATCTGGAACGGCCCCATGGGCGTGTTCGAATTCGAGAAGTTCGCCACCGGCACCAACGCCATCGCCACAACCCTGGCGGAGCTCAGCGGCAAGGGCTGCTGCACGATCATCGGCGGTGGTGACTCCGTGGCTGCTGTGGAGAAGGCTGGTCTGGCCGACAAGATGTCCCACATCTCCACCGGTGGCGGCGCCAGCCTTGAACTTCTAGAAGGCAAGGTGCTGCCTGGTGTTGCCGCCCTCAACGACGCCGCCTGATCGTTTCTCAGACCTGCTGCTTCCGGCGCTTCCTCATCTGGCGCGCCGGAAGACCAACGTCGTTCCTGACTTCATTCAGATAGGCCCGGCGGTCCTGCCTCAGGGACTTCCGGGCTTGTTTGTGGCGTCGGCGGCAGTCTTTCAAAGCCTTGATGTTCTGAGCGGCATCCACACAGCGCTGGCTGCTTTGCATCAGCTCAAGGCGCTGGTTATAGGTCTGCTTGGACCAGTTTTTGTGGGCTTGAACAAGAGCCTGCTCCTGGTCCTGCGAGGGTTTGGCTGCTGCCTGGACCGAGCGGGATAACTCCACCTCTGGCACAACCAACAGAACCAGCAAGGCAATAGGAAGGGCTGATCGCTTCATGGGCACAGCATTGGGGTTGACCTCACTGTGATGGGATCGTTTGACCAAGATCTGATTGCTTCGGGCCAAAGGGATGACCAGATGTGACCTGAACCTCGGCTTCATCGGTCTGGGCGCCATTGGACGGCCGATGGCGGCCAACCTCTGCCGATCCGGCTTCCTGCTCAATGTGCACACCCGTAGCCGGAGCGCTGAAACGGCTCCTGAGCTTCAGGAAGCACGCTCGTGCGCCAGCCCGGCCGAAGCGGCCGAGGCCGTCGATGTGCTGCTGATCTGCGTCAGCGATGACCAAGCCGTGGAAACCGTGCTGTTCGGATCCGACGGCGCGGCCTCAACCCTGCGACCCGGCTCGGTGGTGGTGGACTGCTCCACCATCGCTCCTGCAACAGCCATGGCCTGCGCCAAGCGCTTGGCCCAGCAGGGGATTCACTATCTCGATGCCCCGGTAACCGGCGGCACTGAAGGAGCCAAAGCAGGAACGCTGAAGCTGTTGGTGGGCGGAGAGTCCACAGCGGTGGCCTGCGTGCGACCCGTGCTGGAGGTGATCGGCAGCACGATTCACCACTTCGGACCTGTGGGCCGCGGCCAACAGGTGAAGGCGGTGAATCAGGTGCTGGTGGCTGGCAGCTACGCCGCCGTGGCGGAAGCGATGGCGCTGGGGAAGCGGCTCGACCTGCCGATGGACCAGGTGGTGGAGGCGTTGAAGAGCGGAGCTGCTGGCTCCTGGGCCCTCGACCATCGCTCAGCGGGAATGCTGATGGGTCATTACCCGCTGGGTTTCCGCCTGGCCCTGCACCACAAGGATCTAGGGATCGCCCTGGAGGCAGCGGAAAGCGTGCAGCTGGAGCTCCCGATCAGCCGCACGGTGCGACAGCTGGAACATGACCTGATGCAGCAAGGGCATGGCGATGAGGACGTCTCAGCCCTGCACCGACAATTTGAGACGAAATCGTGAGTATATCGAGTCTATTACGAGTCAATATCGTGCCAGCTGGGCCTCTGTGTCGACGACCCGCACCTGCTGGGTTGCCGTGATCACGCCATCAGGGTGCACCAGCATCACGGCCCAGGACTGAATGCCTGAACGCTGGGGCGCCTGCACCTGCTTGAACAAGCCTCCACCTCCTAGGGGAGCCAACTGGATGGTGGGTCGCCGCTGTTCCAGGCGCTGTTCCGGAGTCAACTGGATCAGCCCTCCAGCCGCCACCGCCTGACCCAGGGGCTCATCGAAAATCACATCAATGTCGTAGCGGCTGCCAGTGAGCACAGTCTTGGGTATCTGCAGTGTGATCGGCAAATCAGCCGTGCCACTACGCAGCAACGAATGCTCCTCGAGCAACTCCTCCTCGACCATCACACCGGCCTCGATCCTGACCGCGATGGTCTGCG
Coding sequences within it:
- a CDS encoding universal stress protein, with amino-acid sequence MFETVLLPLDANPQALDTAVKALELVQVYDSRLVLLRLLDLVPDPPLLVRIQARIDQSGVPCQRLERGGEPLTVILDVADELNVDVIVMGTGGVSLNSNDGSTAARVIELAPCPVLVVP
- the ylqF gene encoding ribosome biogenesis GTPase YlqF, which encodes MSTPAIQWYPGHIAKAEQQLSRHLDKVDLVIEVRDARIPLATGHPHLDRWLKGKQHLLVINRRDMVTPAAREAWEAWFKGRGQRTVWCDAKAGTGVKQVQQAAIRAGDQLNERRRNRGMRPRPVRALTLGFPNVGKSALINRLVKQKVVASARRAGVTRTLRWVRLGQDLDLLDAPGVLPPRLDDQQAALHLALCDDIGQAAYDGELVAQAFLQLLIDLQQQQASGVAIPVLESRYGIPVQGETADPPYWLEAAAQRHTSGDTARMAQRLLDDFRKSALGSIALELPE
- a CDS encoding phosphoglycerate kinase is translated as MAKRSLASLNAGDLSGKRVLVRVDFNVPLNEAGAITDDTRIRAALPTINDLIGKGAKVILSAHFGRPKGQVNDAMRLTPVAARLSELLGKPVAKTDSCIGPDAEAKVNAMADGDVVLLENVRFFAEEEKNDAGFAEKLAGLAEVYVNDAFGAAHRAHASTEGVTKFLKPAVAGFLMEKELQYLQGAVDEPKRPLAAIVGGSKVSSKIGVLEALIDKCDKVLIGGGMIFTFYKARGLSVGKSLVEEDKLELAKELEAKAKAKGVELLLPTDVVLADNFAPDANSQVADVTAIPDGWMGLDIGPDAVKVFQDALGDCQTVIWNGPMGVFEFEKFATGTNAIATTLAELSGKGCCTIIGGGDSVAAVEKAGLADKMSHISTGGGASLELLEGKVLPGVAALNDAA
- a CDS encoding ABC transporter ATP-binding protein; the encoded protein is MVCSARPPGFSMSRPVLELEQLRLRYPGSDRWTLNGLDLTLTSGETMALVGASGCGKSTVARAVMQLLPPGTQCEGTLRLTGIDPRLLDRPSLRRLRGQAAGLVFQDPMTRLNPLMTVGSHLLDTLKAHRPDSSDSWRQQRRDELLERVGIGARRRRAFPHELSGGMRQRLAIALAIALEPPLLIADEPTTSLDVAVAGQVMAELSGLCAEMGSALLLISHDLAMAARWCERMAMLDGGRKVEDGPSQQLLTQPRSEVGKRLVASARAREGGQTPSRPDADTVLSVDEMRCWHTVGGTPWSPVWLKAVDGISLTLRAGESLGVVGASGCGKSTLCRALMGLNSIRGGRVELLGQNLLSLKGEPLRQARRALQMVFQDPLACLNPALSVADAIADPLLIHGLCSKASARQRARELMERVGLNPAEQFQDRLPRQLSGGQQQRVAIARALALQPKVLICDESVSMLDAEVQAEVLALLRELQQELGLAMIFVTHDLSVASGFCHRVIVLDKGQIVEEGPGERIFRAPQAVISRTLVDACPRLP
- a CDS encoding NAD(P)-dependent oxidoreductase, producing MTRCDLNLGFIGLGAIGRPMAANLCRSGFLLNVHTRSRSAETAPELQEARSCASPAEAAEAVDVLLICVSDDQAVETVLFGSDGAASTLRPGSVVVDCSTIAPATAMACAKRLAQQGIHYLDAPVTGGTEGAKAGTLKLLVGGESTAVACVRPVLEVIGSTIHHFGPVGRGQQVKAVNQVLVAGSYAAVAEAMALGKRLDLPMDQVVEALKSGAAGSWALDHRSAGMLMGHYPLGFRLALHHKDLGIALEAAESVQLELPISRTVRQLEHDLMQQGHGDEDVSALHRQFETKS
- a CDS encoding RluA family pseudouridine synthase, with product MSPTWKRPPLPEETFSASFGEGEGELLTLVYPKPLPMRLDRWLVSQRTEQSRARIQKFIDAGYVRVNGKTGKAKTPLRQGDEVQMWMPPPEPLPYLKPEPMALDVLFEDDHLIVINKPAGLTVHPAPGNKDGTLVNGLLHHCPDLPGISGKLRPGIVHRLDKDTTGCIVIAKSQQALVRLQGQIQKRIASREYLAVVHGVPGGDSGTIVGAIGRHPADRKKYAVVNDDSGRYACTHWTLQERLGDYSLLRFKLDTGRTHQIRVHCAHINHPVVGDPTYSRCRKLPMELPGQALHAFQLGLDHPISGERMAFQAPLPPVMERLLGVLRRRIG